The following nucleotide sequence is from Triticum dicoccoides isolate Atlit2015 ecotype Zavitan chromosome 7B, WEW_v2.0, whole genome shotgun sequence.
ATACGTCCTCACAGTTGGATCCGACGAGCCGAGACACGTCAGAGTTAGAATGACAACAGTCTCGTCGGCTTCCAACGAACAGTTACTGATGGCGCTAAAATGTTCGAAGTCAATCCAGCATGGGGGCAGTTTGCACTGGCGTCATTTTGGGGATAGAGTGAGAATAGAAGATGGTGAAGATATTATTGTGTTCGATACAGAAGATGAATCATTCTGGTGGATGCGTAGTCCTGCCCAGTTGTATGATGCGGAGCAGTTGTTCGACATGAAGGGGGCGCTTGCTTTCTCAGGCTTCTCGGGCGGCATCCTTCCCAAACACCCCACTCTGGATGTGTGGACGATGCAGGATTACAAGGCCGAAATTTGGTCCTTTAAGTACCGTATTGACCTGCCGAGGGTGGAGGCATCACGACAACTTGATTTAATTTCTCTCAAAAGGAAAAGGAGGACACCACTTGATACAATGGTGAGGTGGTTCAATGAAATGGTGGTGCTCAACGAGCGTGAGCTTTTGATCCATTTTAATAGTAAATATGCGTTACGTTGCGATATCAATGGCAAGTTCTTGGGAATGGTGAACATTGGAAAGAAACAATATTGTATGTTTTTTACTGAGCATTGCCTCCAAGAGAGCATAATCCCAATAATTCCGTCTCATGAGATGCAAGAAGAAGATGAGGATCCTCCATTCTCCACAAGGCATGTCTGAATGTTGAGGCCAGTGTGTTTTCCCCTTGTAGTGTCTATACATACTGTCACAAATGAGCCACAGCTCTATTCTTTACCGCTTATCAGGGAGGGAAGCTCTTCGATCCGGACTGATTTCTCGTGTGGGAGATGGATCCTCCATATCGTTCTCGAATGACAAGTGGATaccaggtactccctccgttcggaattacttgtctcgaaaatggatgtatctagaactaaaatacgtctaaatacatccatttctgcgacaagtaattccaaacggagggagtacaatatctATGTCTCCTCTTTTGCGGCCACAACATACCACCATTGAGTGTGTGTCCGAGCTTATCGATCCATCTAACTGGTCGTGGAGGCAAGAGCTTGTTCGAGATACTTTCATTGCTCCTGATGCTGGAGCAATATTGAACATCCCTATTCggcaaggaggaggagatgatTTTCTTGCATGGGCATTCGAAAGATCGGGGAACTACACTGTGAAAACGGCGTACCGTGCTCTCGTGACTCAGAAAGAGCGTGttgctctagaggaagggacggcTACTGGAACCTCAGAGGATGATACGCAGTTGTGGAAATCCCTATGGAAATTGAATGTCATTCCGAAAGTTAGAGTGTTCTGGTGGAGGGTTCTACGTGGAATTCTCCCAGATGAGGCCACTCTCAACTATCGACATATTGCAGAGATTCGTCGATGCAAAGTTTGTCTGGATATGGACGAAAATCTAGAGCATGCACTCATTCATTGTTCACATGCAAAACGCTTCTGGGAAGAAGCATATACTTGGTTTGGTCTCAGGTTACCTCGTCTTCATCCAGATTTATGGGCGCGGGATACCACTTGTGATCCTCGGTTTACAAATGACGACCGCGCCAAGATCACCACGATTATGTGGTTTATATGACACTCCCGGAACCGGATCAAGCACGAGGATGAGGGGAGGGATCCTACAGCAACAATCAGGGCCACCAAGGAAGCGATCGCCCTCCTTCGTCTACCACGACGAGACGCGATGATCTTGCCTGGTTTTGGGTGGAGACCGCCAGATGATGGTGTCGTCAAGATCACCACAGACGGTGCTTTAAACATAGCATATGGCAGGGGCGGTGCGGGAGGGGTGGCTCGGTCCTCTTCGGCGCTCCTGGGAGCATGGTGCAAGCCATACTTGGGCATCTCTGATCCCTTGATTACGGAGGGTTTATCACTACAAGATGGAGTTCGTTTTGCTTCTCTTCGAGGATTCCCGCACGTCGTAATGGAAGTTGAACTACTTGGAGATGGTGATGCTCTGGATCACTCGTCACAATTCTCGTTCAATTGTGGCTCCTTTAATGTTAGAGATAGGAGAGCTGTGTAATAATTTTACTTCatttgttattcaacatgtaaacaggCCAGTTAACCTCCCGGCGCATCTTTGTGCAAAGCGTGCTTGCATTTTGAATgtgaccgagagctggcttgaGGAGACTCCTAGCTTCTTGGTGACCAGCCTGTTAGCTGACTGTCCCAAAATGCTTTCATAGAATAAAGCTCTCTGATTCCCCCGCAAAAAAATATTAGTTATTATTAGTACTGCTACTAGTAGAACATGCCATGTCACTTGGATGGCCGTAGCAGCAAATACACTATCATCCTTGTTGATAGTTTGTTCTTTGCTGATTGCACATTCTGAGCCTTTCTTACATTGGCTGATTGTTTGATCTTTGATGTTCAATATGCAATCTGGCCCCAACTCCTAAGTAGCACCTTCTTATAGCTCCTTGTGTCGATCTCATCAACTTTCTTGACACTTGATTATCATAGTTATATCTGATTGTTACTACACTGCTTGTATTATTTTATGAAATCCTTGGTACTTTAGCTACGTATTAGAACTTCGGGGCACGGCTAGGGAAGAGGATTTGAAGCACTCGGGGTGCTCCACCCCATATATGAGCATTAAATTCGAAAAACAAACACAGAAATTTCAAAAAGTATCTCAAATTTTGGGATATCAAACACTACTAGAATTTCCTTATACGCCGGGTGTCAGGCTCTTGCCCGAGAGCCAAAATGCAGACACTCGGCAAAGTAAACAATGCCGA
It contains:
- the LOC119338193 gene encoding F-box protein At5g18160-like, which produces MPGKRVAALLEDLPEEIVDLILVRLPPRDVGRCRAVCRSWRGATSMPEFMLEHHRRQPPLPIIDGFGRPASLVVVRDAGSVTTNQQLWPFVPGLKHRNEICLQGTCEGFIVVSWRDKFYICNPVIRKHALLPRPRFGQGIRNAVVGFYRHHPTGEHRVLWVSESKHLSESSLYVLTVGSDEPRHVRVRMTTVSSASNEQLLMALKCSKSIQHGGSLHWRHFGDRVRIEDGEDIIVFDTEDESFWWMRSPAQLYDAEQLFDMKGALAFSGFSGGILPKHPTLDVWTMQDYKAEIWSFKYRIDLPRVEASRQLDLISLKRKRRTPLDTMVRWFNEMVVLNERELLIHFNSKYALRCDINGKFLGMVNIGKKQYCMFFTEHCLQESIIPIIPSHEMQEEDEDPPFSTRHV